The Brachyspira hyodysenteriae ATCC 27164 genome includes a window with the following:
- a CDS encoding VWA domain-containing protein, protein MFENIFNSIKATKDEFIKRFSNTFNFLNDSNVSKEIDGRIEEFENKIKSHIEDNSPFEKDYRDFRKSYNDFKYNGADEKSILEDLNHYNKINPNADIKFFKSKLEDFKNKYYKKPKIEKTQINQTEIKTKIEKEESYINKDSDNKSVNDNIDNINNIEESEDIKNQKDTDIKAIRKSVLDNWKKSLDDKYIDWSLKEIDKFREEFFKKTKEFLDYLKDIMELENALGEETGSLFDLSLGNLLKRDIEYIKQLAQLIKSNENIKKLCDMLGRFVKEEESYRIEKVLRKETFHTTVRDINSEEEIVGITYSRDIHNILPQEKLLLAEGVLETLFGIKYFENRLLTFKKEGYTDYSYDEMVEDEMQVIEDDKKGPIIICVDTSGSMSGVPETVAKAVTLYLAARAMKQKRNCYLINFSTQIETMDLTYPNTMDNLIEFLRLSFNGGTDAVPALRHAIKTMNTENYKKSDLLFVSDFVFNEFTEEDYKLAEVQKKNENRFYSLIIGSTPMFNVENSIFDYNWCYDSSKGSVKEITGNMYSSIFGH, encoded by the coding sequence ATGTTTGAAAATATTTTTAACAGTATAAAAGCCACTAAAGATGAATTTATAAAAAGGTTTTCTAATACCTTTAATTTTCTTAATGATTCTAATGTTAGTAAAGAAATAGACGGAAGAATAGAAGAGTTTGAAAATAAAATAAAATCTCATATAGAAGATAACAGTCCTTTTGAAAAGGATTATAGGGATTTTAGAAAGTCTTATAATGATTTTAAGTATAATGGTGCTGATGAAAAGTCTATTTTAGAAGATCTTAATCATTATAATAAAATAAATCCAAATGCTGATATTAAATTTTTTAAAAGCAAATTGGAAGATTTTAAAAATAAATATTATAAAAAGCCCAAAATTGAAAAAACTCAAATTAATCAAACAGAGATAAAAACAAAAATAGAAAAAGAAGAGTCATATATTAATAAAGATTCTGATAATAAATCTGTTAATGATAATATTGATAATATTAATAATATTGAAGAGTCAGAAGATATAAAAAATCAAAAGGATACTGATATAAAAGCTATAAGAAAATCTGTTTTGGATAATTGGAAAAAGTCTTTAGATGATAAATATATTGACTGGTCTTTAAAAGAGATAGATAAATTTAGAGAAGAGTTTTTTAAAAAAACAAAGGAGTTTCTTGATTATTTAAAAGATATAATGGAGCTTGAGAATGCTTTAGGTGAGGAAACAGGAAGTTTATTTGATTTAAGTTTAGGCAATTTATTAAAAAGGGATATTGAATATATAAAACAGCTTGCTCAGCTCATAAAAAGCAATGAAAATATAAAAAAATTATGCGATATGCTAGGAAGATTTGTAAAGGAAGAAGAAAGTTATAGGATAGAAAAAGTTTTAAGAAAGGAGACTTTTCATACAACTGTAAGAGATATTAATTCAGAAGAAGAGATTGTAGGCATAACTTATTCTAGGGATATACATAATATACTTCCTCAGGAGAAGCTGCTTTTAGCTGAAGGAGTGCTTGAAACATTATTTGGTATTAAATATTTTGAGAATAGACTTTTAACTTTTAAGAAAGAGGGTTATACTGATTATTCTTATGATGAAATGGTTGAAGATGAGATGCAGGTTATAGAAGATGATAAAAAAGGTCCTATTATAATATGCGTTGATACAAGCGGTTCTATGAGTGGAGTTCCTGAAACTGTAGCAAAGGCTGTTACATTATATTTAGCAGCTAGGGCAATGAAGCAGAAAAGAAATTGCTATCTTATAAATTTCAGTACTCAAATAGAAACTATGGATTTAACATATCCTAATACTATGGATAATTTAATAGAATTTTTGAGATTAAGTTTTAATGGAGGAACTGATGCTGTACCTGCATTAAGGCATGCTATAAAAACTATGAATACTGAGAATTATAAAAAATCTGATTTGCTTTTTGTTTCTGACTTTGTATTCAATGAATTTACAGAAGAAGATTATAAATTGGCTGAAGTACAAAAGAAAAATGAAAATAGATTTTATTCTCTTATAATAGGAAGTACTCCTATGTTTAATGTTGAAAACAGTATATTTGATTATAATTGGTGTTATGATTCTTCAAAAGGTTCAGTTAAGGAGATTACAGGAAATATGTATTCAAGTATATTCGGACATTAA
- the rnc gene encoding ribonuclease III: protein MNIDKILNNCQTALKYEFRNKDHLLEAITHRTYANESKKKMKYNQRLEFLGDSVLSLIISDYLFKKYSSSKEGLLSKVKSSLVSQKSLADISKELKLGDFLLLGHGEEASGGRYRDNMLEDLFEAIVGAIYLDSGITSASKFVMRAYKERLKNLDIENFDKDYKTIFQELIQKKHKTSPIYKSYEYYDNNHEMFKSEVYVNDKNFALGVGKSKKEAETNAAKKALDKIEMASIAIKKNKKANK from the coding sequence ATGAATATAGATAAAATCTTAAATAATTGTCAGACGGCTTTAAAATATGAGTTTAGAAATAAAGATCATCTACTAGAGGCTATAACTCATAGAACTTATGCTAATGAATCAAAAAAGAAGATGAAATATAATCAGAGATTGGAATTTTTAGGTGACTCTGTACTATCTCTTATTATTTCAGATTATCTATTCAAAAAATACAGTAGCAGTAAAGAAGGTTTATTATCTAAAGTAAAATCGTCTTTGGTATCACAGAAGAGTTTGGCAGATATTTCTAAAGAGCTTAAGCTTGGAGATTTTTTACTTCTTGGGCATGGAGAAGAAGCTTCAGGCGGAAGATATAGAGATAATATGCTTGAAGATTTATTTGAGGCAATAGTCGGTGCTATATATTTAGATTCTGGCATTACAAGTGCATCTAAATTTGTTATGAGGGCTTATAAAGAAAGACTTAAGAATTTGGATATTGAAAACTTTGATAAAGACTATAAAACTATATTTCAAGAGCTTATACAGAAAAAACATAAAACAAGTCCTATTTATAAATCTTATGAATATTATGACAATAATCATGAGATGTTTAAATCAGAAGTTTATGTAAATGATAAAAATTTTGCTTTGGGTGTTGGTAAAAGTAAGAAAGAAGCCGAAACTAATGCAGCAAAAAAGGCGTTAGATAAAATAGAAATGGCTAGTATAGCAATAAAGAAAAATAAAAAAGCTAATAAATAA
- the rpe gene encoding ribulose-phosphate 3-epimerase, whose product MSKINIAPSILTASFSNLDATIKELEEAGSDYLHLDVMDGVFVPQITFGAKVISDIKKISSIPLDAHLMIVNPEKHIDDFAKAGCDIISVHFEGNIHIHRLIYLIKAHNIKAGIVLNPHTRVDVIEPIIDDIDYLLLMSVNPGFGGQKFIESSVSKIKEAKKLIGNRDIILAVDGGVNLNTCNRVVEAGANFLVAGSAIIDSDNKKDTINKLRCGKL is encoded by the coding sequence ATGAGTAAAATTAATATAGCTCCTTCAATATTAACAGCATCATTTTCAAATTTGGATGCTACTATAAAAGAACTTGAAGAAGCAGGAAGCGATTATTTGCATTTAGATGTAATGGACGGAGTATTCGTTCCGCAGATTACATTCGGTGCTAAAGTAATTTCAGATATAAAAAAGATAAGCAGTATTCCTCTTGATGCTCATCTTATGATAGTTAATCCTGAAAAGCATATTGATGATTTTGCTAAGGCAGGATGCGATATTATAAGTGTACATTTTGAGGGTAATATTCATATACATAGATTGATTTATCTGATAAAGGCACATAATATCAAAGCTGGTATTGTACTTAATCCGCATACTAGGGTAGATGTAATAGAACCTATTATTGATGATATTGATTATTTACTTTTAATGAGTGTTAATCCTGGATTCGGCGGACAGAAGTTTATAGAATCATCTGTAAGCAAAATAAAAGAGGCAAAAAAATTAATAGGAAATAGAGATATAATTCTTGCTGTTGACGGCGGAGTTAATCTTAATACTTGTAATAGAGTAGTTGAGGCTGGTGCTAATTTTCTTGTAGCTGGAAGTGCTATAATTGACAGCGATAATAAAAAAGATACTATTAATAAATTAAGATGCGGTAAATTATAA
- the rarD gene encoding EamA family transporter RarD produces the protein MSDNNNNKSILLASAAYIIWGLLPLYWKSVQNFDSAFVLGLRVITTFIFTLIIIIYKKANLYRGIKPLISIIIAGIFLGLNWYLYIYTVNSGHVLEAGLAYYIAPILSILVGIIVFREKKTPLEYAAIILMFIGMIYQTITLGKPPIMAFFIGLTFSIYGLFKKLTIYSSWESLFLETTAILIPSIILSTIYFPKTPQPIHTWVSLMFAGVATGIPLYLYAKAAKGLQVSTLGFLQFLLPFFATLLAIFVYKEEVNLNRAITLAIIILSAILYAISIFKNSANKNN, from the coding sequence ATGTCAGATAATAATAATAATAAATCTATTTTGCTAGCTTCGGCTGCATATATAATTTGGGGGCTTTTGCCTCTTTATTGGAAATCTGTTCAGAATTTTGATTCGGCTTTTGTTTTGGGTTTAAGGGTTATAACTACTTTTATATTTACTTTAATAATCATAATATACAAAAAAGCAAATTTATATAGAGGTATTAAGCCTTTAATATCTATAATAATAGCTGGAATTTTTTTAGGACTTAATTGGTATTTATATATTTACACCGTTAATTCAGGACATGTTCTCGAGGCAGGACTTGCTTATTATATAGCACCTATTTTAAGTATATTAGTAGGTATTATAGTTTTTAGAGAGAAAAAAACTCCATTGGAATATGCAGCAATTATTTTAATGTTTATAGGAATGATTTATCAAACTATCACATTAGGCAAGCCTCCTATAATGGCATTTTTTATAGGGCTTACTTTTTCAATATACGGCTTATTCAAAAAACTTACAATATATTCAAGCTGGGAAAGTTTATTTTTAGAAACTACTGCTATATTAATTCCATCAATAATTTTAAGTACAATATATTTTCCTAAAACTCCTCAGCCTATTCATACTTGGGTATCATTGATGTTTGCAGGAGTTGCTACAGGAATACCATTGTATTTATATGCCAAAGCAGCTAAAGGACTTCAAGTTTCTACTCTTGGATTTCTTCAATTTTTACTTCCATTTTTTGCTACTTTACTTGCTATTTTTGTATATAAGGAAGAAGTTAATTTGAATAGGGCTATTACATTAGCTATAATAATATTATCTGCAATTCTTTATGCCATATCTATATTTAAAAATTCTGCTAATAAAAATAATTAA
- a CDS encoding tetratricopeptide repeat protein encodes MKKGFIFLAAVVFLLISCASAVKISVEEGQYPKIIAEKGYTEFGNKNYKTAIAYYQYIIDNFDRENYAKDVAWAYYEIGFCYYYQKKYEEALKYFDIVLNNFTVLPPKILAQKVMQDIYEEKPKLKPVEIIEEEIEVIEENIDS; translated from the coding sequence GTGAAAAAAGGTTTTATTTTTTTAGCTGCGGTTGTTTTTTTATTAATTTCATGTGCTTCAGCGGTTAAAATTTCCGTAGAGGAAGGACAGTATCCTAAAATAATAGCTGAAAAAGGATATACTGAATTTGGTAATAAAAACTATAAAACTGCTATAGCCTATTATCAGTACATAATAGATAATTTTGATAGAGAAAATTATGCTAAAGATGTTGCTTGGGCTTATTATGAAATAGGTTTTTGTTATTATTATCAAAAAAAGTATGAAGAAGCTTTAAAATATTTTGATATAGTTTTAAATAATTTCACAGTCTTACCTCCTAAAATTTTAGCTCAAAAAGTTATGCAAGATATTTATGAAGAAAAACCTAAATTAAAACCTGTTGAAATTATAGAAGAAGAAATAGAAGTTATTGAAGAAAATATAGACTCATGA
- a CDS encoding tetratricopeptide repeat protein, translating to MKKEGSITKSIILSFLLLSILSIFIILFVYILYSRGEGEDYSLATYVLYSLIFYKSYIPYVIALSVYLSFFKAKYLYQESISKVIAYPIAVIVLLVGFYAIYDYSFTNLFISKLKEHNSIRDAKVYYEYELKLKNNAYEAAKEELMAGNLDKASTLAEEALFYDKDDGNTLLLIKSIQKEKMKNEEKLHEEKFNNINNLMSLGTREFSSSNYNSASDYFRQVLELDNNNPMALYYMNRISIALNKKPLYYGNATPQEASIYSKLSETIDMYENGYLWKAYDNISDLYLNYPNIPEVNNYYSIIKDAISRYDFFIKEAKEVREAYINNPDLLQYSSAFSHNGINLMLSKNILLSSSTSAMFKNSLYIFDISLMELDEELKVVRCENFLFGKIADSFNSTNNTKNIILKAYFDTNKNEYIYNDAISKVIPINISYTTLDIIKNYTSLNLKYVNLLELFTLRGEIQKFGYSNKDINFELLVKNIEPIAYLLLFMIIAYYSFRFRLAASNDKFHFYNRITGVLGTLLFVIVYKVLIDYLGMLMLMASHITISVIIAVVIFAFLILYVIFQMARIPRDVR from the coding sequence ATGAAAAAAGAAGGCAGTATTACTAAGAGTATTATATTAAGTTTCCTATTACTTAGTATTTTAAGTATCTTTATTATCCTTTTTGTATATATATTATATAGCAGAGGAGAGGGTGAAGATTATTCTCTTGCTACATATGTATTATATAGTTTGATATTTTATAAAAGTTATATACCATATGTAATAGCATTATCAGTTTATCTGTCATTTTTTAAAGCTAAATATTTATATCAGGAAAGTATTTCTAAGGTTATAGCTTATCCTATAGCTGTTATAGTTTTGCTAGTAGGATTTTATGCTATATATGATTATTCTTTCACAAATTTATTTATTTCTAAACTTAAAGAACATAATAGTATCAGAGATGCAAAAGTATATTATGAATATGAATTGAAATTAAAAAATAATGCCTATGAAGCAGCTAAAGAGGAATTGATGGCAGGTAATTTGGATAAGGCATCTACTTTAGCTGAAGAAGCTTTATTCTATGATAAAGATGACGGAAATACACTTTTACTTATAAAATCTATACAAAAAGAAAAAATGAAAAATGAAGAAAAACTTCATGAGGAAAAGTTTAATAATATAAATAATTTAATGAGCCTTGGTACGCGTGAATTTAGTTCATCTAATTATAATTCAGCAAGTGATTATTTTCGTCAGGTATTAGAATTGGATAATAATAATCCTATGGCATTATACTATATGAATAGAATTAGTATAGCTTTGAATAAAAAGCCTTTATATTATGGCAATGCTACTCCTCAAGAGGCATCTATATATTCAAAATTATCAGAAACAATAGATATGTATGAAAATGGATATTTATGGAAGGCTTATGATAATATTTCTGATTTATATTTAAATTATCCTAATATTCCTGAAGTAAATAATTATTATTCTATTATAAAAGATGCCATAAGCAGATATGATTTCTTCATTAAGGAAGCTAAAGAAGTTAGAGAGGCTTATATAAATAACCCTGATTTATTGCAGTACTCTTCTGCTTTTAGTCATAATGGTATTAATTTGATGCTAAGTAAAAATATTTTACTATCTTCTTCTACAAGTGCAATGTTCAAAAATAGTTTATATATATTTGATATTTCACTTATGGAATTAGATGAAGAGTTAAAAGTTGTAAGATGTGAAAATTTCTTATTTGGAAAAATAGCTGATTCATTCAATTCTACGAATAATACTAAAAATATTATATTAAAAGCATATTTTGATACTAATAAAAATGAATATATTTATAATGATGCTATCAGTAAAGTTATTCCTATTAATATATCATATACTACATTGGATATTATTAAGAATTATACTTCTCTAAATTTAAAATATGTAAATTTGTTGGAATTATTTACTTTAAGAGGTGAAATACAAAAATTTGGATATTCAAATAAAGATATTAACTTTGAACTTTTAGTAAAAAATATAGAACCTATAGCATATTTACTATTATTTATGATAATAGCATATTATTCATTCAGATTCAGACTTGCCGCATCTAATGATAAATTTCATTTTTACAATAGAATTACAGGTGTTTTAGGTACACTATTATTTGTTATAGTTTATAAAGTTTTAATAGATTATCTTGGAATGTTAATGTTAATGGCATCGCATATTACAATCAGTGTTATTATTGCTGTTGTTATATTTGCATTTCTAATATTATATGTTATATTCCAAATGGCTAGAATTCCTAGAGATGTTAGATAA
- the rsmA gene encoding 16S rRNA (adenine(1518)-N(6)/adenine(1519)-N(6))-dimethyltransferase RsmA: protein MLDNLYSKREVTEYLKSKSIFPNKNRGQNFLCDKNIAYNIANTIPSHLSRGEYALEIGGGLGSLSNMLHAVYKDNLTIVEYDNALYNHLIEKFNDIKIVHQDILTFDISNSENKYDVYGNIPYNIASPIMEWLLHESYDKWNYAVFMVQSDFAQRLIAKENTENYSSLTLFANFMSNIKLEFNVSKDVFYPIPKVTSSVISIIPKKVDTDIIEVFKSVSKTLFHNRRKTIRNNFIASPYLNIDKEYIDEILNKSNIDGNIRGETLHINKVIELSNIVKEYI, encoded by the coding sequence ATGTTAGATAATTTATATTCAAAAAGAGAAGTTACAGAATATCTTAAAAGCAAGTCTATATTCCCAAATAAAAATAGAGGACAAAATTTCCTATGCGATAAAAATATAGCATACAATATTGCAAATACAATTCCATCTCATTTATCTAGAGGTGAATATGCTTTAGAGATAGGAGGCGGACTTGGATCTTTAAGCAATATGCTTCATGCTGTATATAAAGATAATCTCACTATAGTAGAATATGATAATGCTTTATATAATCATTTAATAGAGAAATTTAATGATATCAAGATAGTGCATCAGGATATACTTACATTTGATATATCTAATTCAGAAAACAAATATGATGTATATGGAAATATACCATATAATATAGCAAGTCCTATAATGGAATGGCTTTTACATGAATCTTATGATAAATGGAATTATGCTGTATTTATGGTTCAAAGCGATTTTGCTCAAAGACTTATAGCCAAAGAAAATACTGAGAATTATTCATCTCTTACTTTATTTGCTAATTTTATGTCAAATATTAAATTGGAATTCAATGTATCAAAAGATGTTTTTTATCCTATTCCAAAGGTTACTTCATCAGTTATAAGTATTATACCAAAAAAAGTTGATACAGATATAATTGAAGTATTTAAATCCGTTTCAAAAACTTTATTTCATAATAGAAGAAAAACTATAAGAAATAATTTTATTGCTTCCCCATATTTGAATATAGATAAAGAATATATAGATGAAATATTAAATAAGTCAAATATTGATGGAAATATAAGAGGCGAAACCTTACATATAAATAAAGTTATAGAGCTTTCTAATATAGTAAAAGAATATATTTAA
- the pyk gene encoding pyruvate kinase, with amino-acid sequence MRKTKIIATLGPRWSNEDMVRKIIENGADVCRLNFSFGTYDEHLERINIIRKVSNDLKKPVAILADLQGPKIRIGKLKESITVKEGDIVKLSGYKETNDDSIIPTTHSNIAHDVKSGSMLLIADGTIQLIVESSDEASKLVVCKVITGGTILSSKGINLPGAHVTTEVLTEKDVSDALFAAKNGVNYLGMSFVRKAEDVIRLRKILDDNNLQDVGIVSKIENTESLENLEEIIKHSDGVMVARGDLGVEIPFGEVPVWQKKILRMANDIGKITIIATQMLESMTKSPVPSRAEASDVANAVLDGTDVVMMSAETASGDYPIESVKAMVSIVEAAEKSVMRASHENMSYLDRGINDALTDSASYLSYCLDNKVIIALSRSGYTVKNLSKKRPKTPIVFMSADPDLCNRLAICHNVYTILMPEDLNFSAGISHGGQIDVLEDTLIKHNLANHGDKAILVSGSKWQGRWQENSVRVVVIH; translated from the coding sequence ATGAGAAAAACAAAAATAATAGCAACTTTAGGCCCAAGATGGTCTAATGAAGATATGGTAAGAAAAATTATAGAAAATGGAGCTGATGTATGCCGACTAAATTTTTCTTTCGGAACTTATGATGAACATTTAGAGAGAATAAATATAATAAGAAAGGTTTCAAATGATTTAAAAAAACCTGTGGCAATATTGGCAGATTTACAGGGTCCTAAAATAAGAATAGGTAAATTAAAAGAGTCTATTACTGTAAAAGAAGGTGATATAGTAAAACTTAGCGGATATAAAGAAACTAATGATGATAGTATTATACCAACAACACATTCTAATATTGCTCATGATGTTAAATCAGGTTCTATGCTTTTGATAGCTGACGGTACAATACAGCTTATAGTTGAATCCAGTGATGAGGCATCAAAACTTGTAGTGTGTAAAGTTATAACAGGAGGTACTATATTAAGCAGTAAAGGAATTAATCTTCCTGGAGCACATGTTACAACAGAAGTTCTAACTGAAAAAGATGTAAGCGATGCTTTATTTGCTGCTAAGAATGGTGTTAATTATTTAGGAATGAGTTTTGTAAGAAAGGCTGAAGATGTTATAAGACTTAGAAAGATATTAGATGATAATAATCTTCAAGATGTAGGTATTGTTTCAAAGATAGAAAATACTGAATCTCTTGAGAATTTAGAGGAAATTATAAAACATTCTGATGGTGTAATGGTGGCTAGAGGAGATTTAGGTGTTGAGATACCATTTGGAGAAGTACCTGTTTGGCAGAAAAAGATATTAAGAATGGCAAATGATATAGGAAAAATAACTATTATAGCTACTCAAATGCTTGAAAGTATGACTAAAAGCCCTGTGCCTTCAAGAGCTGAGGCTAGTGATGTTGCTAATGCTGTTTTAGATGGTACAGATGTTGTAATGATGTCTGCAGAAACTGCTTCCGGTGATTATCCTATAGAATCAGTTAAGGCTATGGTTTCAATAGTTGAGGCGGCTGAGAAATCTGTTATGAGAGCTTCACATGAAAATATGTCTTATTTGGATAGAGGTATAAATGATGCTCTTACTGATAGTGCTTCTTATTTATCATATTGTTTAGACAATAAAGTAATAATAGCTCTTTCAAGATCAGGATATACTGTTAAAAACTTATCTAAAAAAAGACCTAAAACACCTATTGTTTTTATGTCTGCTGATCCTGATTTATGTAACAGACTCGCTATATGTCATAATGTTTATACTATACTCATGCCTGAAGATTTGAATTTTAGTGCCGGTATAAGTCATGGAGGTCAGATTGATGTACTTGAAGATACATTAATCAAACATAATTTAGCTAATCATGGCGATAAAGCTATACTTGTCAGCGGAAGCAAATGGCAGGGTAGATGGCAGGAAAATAGTGTACGTGTAGTTGTTATACACTAA
- a CDS encoding sodium-dependent transporter has protein sequence MNNEKRERLSSRIGFILVSAGCAIGLGNIWRFPYITGKYGGALFVIIYLICLALVGLPILIMEFSIGRAGQKDIAGSYKVIEKEGTKWHLIGYVQMFGCLILMMFYTSVTGWTITYAYYMATGATLGLTPDGIADFFGKMLSNPAIMLLSLFIAVFFGTLICFKGLQKGVERASKIMMSSLFVIVIILIMRSITLDGAVEGIKFYLLPDLSKMFDGGIDNVFEVIYAALGQAFFTLGIGVGSMTIFGSYIGKERSLTNESIIIVILDTSIAFLAGLVIFPACFAFGVNPGEGAGLAFVTLPNIFNSMPMPRVWGTLFFLFLSMAALTTVVTVFENLIAFTMSEFKMPRNKAAILVGIVVFICSLPTALGFNVLSFIQPMGKNTSFLDLFDFIISYNLVELGGIYIIIFCVSKYGWGWDNFIKEVDSGSGIKFPKFSRIYVTYFLPLILFAIFIINYIYKFFL, from the coding sequence ATGAATAATGAAAAAAGAGAAAGATTATCTAGCAGGATTGGTTTTATTCTTGTATCAGCCGGATGTGCTATAGGTCTCGGAAATATATGGCGTTTTCCTTATATAACCGGAAAATACGGCGGAGCTCTTTTTGTTATTATATATTTAATATGTTTGGCTCTTGTGGGGCTTCCAATACTTATAATGGAATTTAGTATAGGAAGAGCCGGACAAAAAGATATAGCAGGTTCATATAAGGTAATAGAGAAAGAAGGTACTAAATGGCATTTAATTGGTTATGTACAAATGTTTGGCTGTTTAATATTAATGATGTTTTATACAAGTGTTACAGGATGGACTATAACCTATGCATATTATATGGCAACAGGCGCTACTTTAGGACTTACCCCTGATGGAATAGCTGATTTTTTTGGAAAAATGCTTTCTAATCCTGCTATAATGCTTTTGAGTTTATTTATAGCTGTATTTTTTGGAACATTAATATGTTTTAAAGGTCTTCAGAAAGGTGTTGAAAGAGCATCTAAAATTATGATGTCTTCATTGTTTGTTATAGTTATAATATTAATAATGAGATCTATTACTTTAGACGGTGCTGTAGAAGGAATAAAATTCTATTTGCTTCCAGATTTATCTAAGATGTTTGATGGGGGAATAGATAATGTTTTTGAAGTAATATATGCAGCTTTAGGACAGGCGTTTTTTACATTGGGAATTGGTGTAGGAAGTATGACTATATTTGGAAGCTATATAGGAAAGGAGAGATCTTTGACTAATGAGTCTATAATAATAGTAATATTAGATACTTCGATAGCATTTCTTGCTGGGCTTGTTATATTTCCTGCCTGTTTTGCTTTCGGAGTAAATCCAGGGGAAGGAGCTGGTTTAGCATTTGTAACATTGCCTAATATATTTAATTCTATGCCTATGCCTAGAGTATGGGGAACATTATTCTTTTTATTTTTATCTATGGCGGCATTAACTACAGTTGTTACTGTATTTGAAAATTTAATAGCTTTTACTATGTCTGAATTTAAGATGCCTAGAAATAAAGCTGCTATATTAGTGGGAATAGTTGTATTTATATGTTCTCTTCCTACTGCTTTGGGTTTTAATGTATTATCATTCATACAGCCTATGGGAAAAAATACTAGTTTCTTAGATTTATTTGATTTTATAATAAGCTATAATTTAGTTGAGCTTGGAGGAATATATATAATAATATTTTGCGTATCTAAATATGGTTGGGGATGGGATAATTTTATTAAGGAAGTAGATTCTGGGTCTGGAATAAAATTTCCTAAATTCTCAAGAATATATGTAACTTATTTTCTTCCTCTAATATTATTTGCTATATTTATTATTAATTATATATATAAATTTTTCCTTTAA
- a CDS encoding PaaI family thioesterase, with protein sequence MLEKEVYERIRKRFDSQDFLSFVGMKLEYVDKGKAVISCENKKEFSQYLGYMHGGMVTAIADTAGGHAAGTMLKEGYKTVTSELKIHFLKPVVSKKVIATGEVLSAGKRLIIVETVVRDEEDNMLAKMIATMFVIEPSE encoded by the coding sequence ATGTTGGAAAAAGAAGTTTATGAAAGAATAAGAAAAAGATTTGATTCTCAGGATTTTTTATCTTTTGTGGGAATGAAACTTGAATATGTAGATAAAGGTAAAGCTGTAATATCATGTGAAAACAAAAAGGAGTTTTCTCAATATTTAGGATATATGCATGGAGGTATGGTTACAGCTATTGCAGATACTGCGGGTGGACATGCTGCTGGTACTATGCTTAAGGAGGGATATAAAACTGTAACTTCTGAATTGAAGATACATTTTTTAAAGCCGGTTGTTTCTAAAAAGGTAATAGCAACAGGCGAGGTTTTAAGTGCTGGTAAGAGATTAATTATAGTAGAAACTGTTGTAAGAGATGAAGAGGATAATATGCTTGCCAAAATGATAGCTACTATGTTTGTAATAGAGCCTTCAGAATAA